The nucleotide window GCGACGGCGTTTCCGGCGTCGACGGCCTATTTCGAGCGGGCGCGCGCCATCGCGGATGAACGGGGCGGCCCGGTGTTCGCGGTGGTCGCGGCGAGCCGCGACGGCCGAGCCGAGGACATGGCGCGCTACCAGAGCCTGTTCGCGGCGAGCGGCCTCGCCGAAAGCGCCGCGGCGTGCGGCCTCGTCGAAAAGCTCAAGGGGTTCGGCGTGCGGGTCGATGTCGTGAGCCGGCCCGGCGGCGGCTGCGCGCTCGCGCTGCCGGCGGCGCTCGCGCGCGATCCGGCGACGGAAGACCGGGCGCTCGCCGCCCTCGGCGCAAGCTTCACGGCCGCGGCGGGCTTCCCGTTCGATCCCGCCGCCTGCACCCGGCGCGTCGCCCATGTCGGCACGCGCGCGGTTCCATTCCAGTGGTGCCGGGTGCGGTGAGGCCCGGACCGGCGGGCGCCCGATCAGCCGCCGACGAATTCGTCCTGACGGTAGCCCTGGAAATAGAGCAGGGCGGTGAGGTCGCCGTGATCGATGCGCGCGTCCGCCTCGGCCGCCACCGCCGGCTTGGCATGGAAGGCGACGCCGAGCCCGGCGGCCCGGATCATGGCGAGGTCGTTGGCGCCATCGCCGACCGCGATGGCATCGGCGGCGGTCAGGCCCTTCTCCGCGATCAGCGCCTCGAGCCGGGCGAGTTTGGCGTCGCGGCCGAGGATGGGCTCGCCGACCGTGCCGGTCAGCCGGCCGCCCTCGACGAGGAGGAGGTTGGCGTTGTGCTCGTCGAAGCCGAGCACGGCCGCGACCTTTTCCGTGAACACGGTGAAGCCGCCGGAGACGAGCGCGGCATAGGCACCGTTGGCGCGCATGGTGGCGATAAGCGCCTTCGCGCCGGGGGTGAGCGTGATGCGCTCGCGCCAGACCTTTTCGGTGACGCCGGCATCGAGCCCGGCGAGCAGGCCGACGCGCTCGCGCAGCGCCGGCTCGAACGCGAGTTCGCCGCGCATCGCCCGTTCGGTGATCGCGGCGACGTGGTCCTTGAGCCCGAGTTCGGCGGCGAGCTCGTCGATGCACTCCTGACCGATCAGGGTGGAATCCATGTCCGCCACCACAAGGCGCTTGCGCCGGCCCGCCCGGGGCTGCACGAAGACGTCGATCGGCTCGCCCGCGAGCGCCTCGCGGATCGCATCCTCGAACCCCTTCGCCTCGGCGGCCGGGGCCGGGAACGCGAGGTCGGCGGCGATGCCGGGGGCGAGCACGGCCGTCTCAAAAGACGGCAGCACGCTCGCCGCGCGCGCGATGGCGCCGCCGTCGACGGCCTGCCGCTCGGGCGAGGCGACCAGCGTCGCGACGAGATCGGCGGTCGCGGACGCAGCGCCGGACACGGGAGAGAGGGACGTCATGAGGGAACTCCGGTGATGGCGGCCGGACCGGACGGCGCCGTCGGACGCGGCGGGGACCGCGCGGGCCGCTCGGCGATCCTGATAGCCGGGCCGACCGCGAGCGGCAAGTCGGCGTTCGCCCTGGCGCTGGCGCGCGCGACCGGCGGCCTCGTCGTCAATGCCGACGCCATGCAGGTCTATCGCGAGCTTCGCATCCTGACCGCGCGCCCATCCGAGGCGGACGAAGCGGCCGCGCCGCATCGCCTCTACGGCCATGTCGGCGCGGCCGAGCCCTATTCGGCGGCGCGGTGGGTGGAGGACTGCCTCGCCGTTATCGACGAGGCGGCGGCGGCCGGCGTTCCGGCCATCGTCGTCGGCGGCACGGGGCTCTATTTCGAGGCGCTGACCCGCGGGCTCTCGCCGGTTCCGGCGATCCCGGAGGACGTGCGCGAGCACTGGCGGCGCCAATCGGCGGTGCTCGATGCCGCCGCGCTGCACGGCGAACTGGCGCGGCGAGACCCGGAGATGGCCGGCCGGCTGGCGCCGAGCGACACACAACGCCTCGTGCGCGCGCTGGAGGTGATCGAGGGCACCGGCCGCTCGCTGGCGGACTGGCAGGCGATCGCGCCGGTTGCCCCGCTCGCGTCCGGGGCGACGCGCAGAATCGTGATCGCGCCCGAGCGCGCGTGGCTGCACCGGCGCATCGCTGAGCGTTTCGCGGCGATGGTGGACGCCGGCGCGGTGGCGGAGGCGGCGGCGTTCGACGCGCTGGCACTCGATCCCGCCATGCCGGCGGCACGCGCCATCGGCGTCGCCCCGCTCGTCGCCCACATTCGCGGCGACCTCTCGCTGGAGGAGGCCGAGAGCCGTTCGGTGATCGACAGCCGCCGCTATGCCAAACGGCAGGAAACCTGGTTCCGCAACCGGATGGCGGACTGGGAAAGGGTCGATCCGCGCAACATAAGTGAAGCTGCGGAGCAAATTGCGAAAGAATGCCATCGAAGGCCTTGACCCGATCCGGCCGCCCGCCTATGGTCCGGCCCGAAACGAAGGAGTTGCGGCCGATGGTCGGTCTGGGCCTTATCGTACTTTGGGAGCGCGCTGCCGGGATGGCCTGATGGTCATCCGGATCGGTCGGCGCGCGCGAGGGGCTCTTGAGAGCCCCTTTTTTGTTGCCCGGCCTTCGGAACATCCCGGCCGGGCAGGGCGCGCAGACCGCTTCAAGGCAACAACTTCGAAAACGATCGGGTTCGGATCGCACCACTCGACAGCGAGTGATCGAAACCGACAGGACGCCCGCGCAAGCGAGGCGCGGGAAGCCGGAGGCGAGACGATGAAGCGCGAGATGACGGGCGCCGAGATGGTTATCCAGGCGATGGTCGACCATGGCGTCGACACCATCTTCGGATATCCGGGCGGCGCGGTGCTGCCGATCTACGACGAGATCTTCCAGCAGGACAAGGTTCGCCACGTTCTCGTGCGCCACGAGCAGGGCGCGGGCCATGCCGCCGAAGGCTATGCCCGCTCCACCGGCAAGGTCGGCGTCATGCTCGTCACCTCCGGCCCCGGCGCGACCAACGCGGTCACGCCGCTCGCCGACGCGCTGCTCGATTCCATCCCGATCGTCTGCATCAGCGGGCAGGTCGCGACGCACCTGATCGGCAACGACGCCTTCCAGGAATGCGACACCGTCGGCATCACCCGGCCGTGCACCAAGCACAACTGGCTGGTGAAGCGCATCGAGGACCTGCCGCGCATCCTGCACGAGGCGTTCTATGTCGCCACGACGGGCCGGCCGGGCCCGGTCGTCGTCGACATTCCGAAGGACATCCAGTTCACCCGCGGCGTCTATACCGGCCCGCAGAACGTCGTCCACAAGACCTACCGGCCGCGCCTGAAGGGCGACATCGACGCGATCCGCCAGGCGGTCGAGCTGATGGCGAAGGCCGAGCGCCCGGTGTTCTATACCGGCGGCGGCGTCATCAATTCCGGCAAGGCGGCGAGCCAGCTCCTGCGCGAGCTGGTCGAGCTGACCGGCTTCCCGATCACCTCGACGCTGATGGGGCTCGGCGCGTTCCCGGCCTCCGATCCGAAGTGGCTCGGCATGCTCGGGATGCACGGCACCTACGAGGCCAACCTCGCGATGCACGACTGCGACCTGATGATCAATATCGGGGCGCGGTTCGACGACCGCATCACCGGGCGCCTCGATGCGTTCTCGCCGGGGTCCACCAAGATCCACGTCGACATCGATCCGTCGTCCATCAACAAGACGGTCAAGATCGACCTGCCGATCATCGGCGACGTCGCCCACGTTCTGGAGGACATGGTGCGGCTGTGGCGCGCCTCGGGCGAGCGCAACGATCCGGCCAAGCTCGCGGCGTGGTGGAAGCAGATCGAGGGCTGGCGGGCGAAGAAGTCGCTCGCCTACAAGCGCCGTCGCGACGTCATCATGCCGCAATACGCCATCGAGCGGCTCTATGAGCTGACGAAGGACAAGGACGTCTACATCACGACGGAAGTCGGCCAGCACCAGATGTGGGCGGCGCAGTTCTTCAAGTTCGAGGAGCCGAACCGCTGGATGACCTCCGGCGGCCTCGGCACCATGGGCTACGGCCTGCCGGCGGCGCTCGGCGCGCAGATGGCCCACCCCGACAGCCTCGTCATCGACATCGCCGGCGACGCCTCGGTGCAGATGACGATGCAGGAGATGTCGTCGGCCATCCAGTACGGGTTGCCGATCAAGATCTTCATCCTCAACAACCAGTACATGGGCATGGTGCGCCAGTGGCAGCAGCTGCTGCACGGCAACCGCCTGTCGCACTCCTACACCGAGGCGATGCCCGACTTCGTCAAGATGGCGGAGGCGTTCGGCGGCGTGGGGATGCGGGTCGAGAAGCCCGACGAGCTCGACGATGCCATCCGCGAGATGATCTCGGTGAAGGCGCCGGTGCTGTTCGACTGCCGCGTGGCCAACCTCGCCAACTGCTTCCCGATGATCCCGTCGGGCAAGGCGCACAACGAAATCCTGCTCGGCGACGACTTCACCGACGACGAGCTGGAGGACGTGATCGACGAAGAAGGCAAGATGCTGGTCTGAGGATCGGCGGAACGCCCGGTCGGAGCGCCTGTCAGCCGGAGGACATCCTCCGGCCAGCGGGCAAATGCCAGAGGCGGGAAACTCCCATGTTCATGAAGATCGATCCCAACACCATGCGCGCACCCGAGATTTCAGAGAAGCACACCCTTTCGATCCTGGTCGACAACGAGCCGGGCGTGCTTGCCCGGGTCATCGGCCTGTTCTCGGGCCGCGGCTACAACATCGATTCGCTCACGGTGTCGGAGACCCAGCACGACAAGCAGGTCTCCCGCATCACCATCGTCACCACCGGATCGCCGATGGTGATCGAGCAGATCAAGAGCCAGCTCGACCGCCTGGTGCCGGTGCACCGCGTCGCCGACCTCACCGTCTCCGGCTCGCCGATCGAGCGCGAGCTGGCGCTGATCAAGGTGCGCGGCCGCGGCGAGGATCGCCGCGAGGCGCTTCTGGTCGCGGAGGCCTTCCGCGCCCGCGTGGTCGACACCACGCTGGAGAGCTTCGTGTTCGAGCTGACCGGCAAGCCGGAGAAGATCGAGCAGTTCATCGAGCTGCTGCAGCCGCTCGGCATCGTCGAGGTGGCGCGCACCGGCGTCGCCGCCATCAGCCGCGGTTCCGAGGGTCTCTGATCCCGCCGCTTCGGGCGTCCCGGCCGGGGCGCCCGCATTTCTCCCCGGCTTCGGTCTTGTTCGGCGCGGCGCCGGTGTTTATGGAGCTTGCGTCAGCGGCTCCGCCCCTTCTGCCGAACCTGCGTGATCCCGACCCGGCCGCCGGCCTCGGGACGGTCATGCGCAAGACGACAGCCGACACAACAGCCGACCACCGGAACGCTTGAAAAGGAAGAACACGAGATGCGCGTTTATTACGACCGGGATGCCGACCTCAATCTGATCAAGGGCAAGAAGGTTGCCATCGTCGGCTACGGCAGCCAGGGCCATGCCCATGCGCTGAACCTGAAGGATTCCGGCGTCAAGGAAGTCGCGGTCGCGCTGCGTCCGGGTTCCCCCACCGCCAAGAAGGCCGAGGCCGCCGGCCTGCCGGTGATGTCTCCCGCCGAGGCCGCCAAGTGGGCCGACGTGGTGATGATGCTCACCCCCGACGAGCTCCAGGCCGACATCTACCGCGAGAGCCTGCACGACAACCTCAAGGAAGGCGCCGCCCTCCTGTTCGCGCACGGCCTCAACGTCCACTTCAACCTGATCGAGCCCCGCAAGGACATCGACGTGCTGATGGTGGCGCCGAAGGGCCCCGGCCACACGGTGCGCGGCGAATACCAGCGCGGCGGCGGCGTGCCCTGCCTGATCGCGATCGCCCAGGACTATACCGGCAACGCCCACGATATCGGCCTGTCCTATGCGTCGGCCATCGGCGGCGGCCGCGCCGGCATCATCGAGACCACCTTCAAGGAAGAGTGCGAGACCGACCTGTTCGGCGAGCAGGTGGTGCTGTGCGGCGGCCTCGTGGAGCTGATCCGCGCCGGCTTCGAGACCCTGGTCGAGGCGGGCTACGCCCCCGAGATGGCCTATTTCGAGTGCCTGCACGAAGTGAAGCTGATCGTCGACCTCATCTATGAGGGCGGCATCGCCAACATGAACTACTCGATCTCCAACACCGCCGAGTACGGCGAGTACGTCACCGGTCCGCGCATCATCACGGCCGAGACCAAGGCGGAGATGAAGCGGGTGCTGAACGACATCCAGTCCGGCAAGTTCACCCGCGACTGGATGCTGGAGAACAAGGTTCACCAGACCTCGTTCAAGGCCACCCGCGCGAAGGCCAACGCCCACCCGATCGAGGAAGTCGGCGCCCGCCTGCGCGACATGATGCCGTGGATCAAGGCGAAGGCCCTGGTCGACAAGTCCCGGAACTGATCGGGGACGGCACGCGCCGTCTTCCCGCGCGAGCGAACGAAGGGCGGTCCCTCTGGGGCCGCCCTTTTTCGTGACCGGCCGATACCGGCAGAAATTTGCATGGCGCGCTGCCGGAAAGCGCTCTAGAGCATATCCCGTTCAGATCGAACCGATCTGAACGACAAGGATATGCTCAAGCTTTTGAATCTGGAGCGATTTCTTATCGATCTGATGATTCCATCAGATCGGAAAGCGCTCTAGCCGGTCAATATGGACGCGGCGGGCCGCGATTCGGATCTTGGGGGAGGGGACGCAATGAACATCGCACAGGGGTGGACCGCACCGACGCGGCGCGGCGTGCTCGCCGCCGCCACCATCGCCTTCCTCGCGGGCGCCGCCGTTTCCGGTGCTGCCGCCGCGGCCGAGAACAACACCCTCGACGGCAAGCCGCCCGTCGGCACCATCTCGCTCGAACAGTTCCAGGCGGGGTACATCGCCAGCGCCGGCGGCGGCCAGGGCGTGCTGAATTTCCAGGGTCAGGCGGTGCC belongs to Pseudoxanthobacter soli DSM 19599 and includes:
- the serB gene encoding phosphoserine phosphatase SerB — its product is MTSLSPVSGAASATADLVATLVASPERQAVDGGAIARAASVLPSFETAVLAPGIAADLAFPAPAAEAKGFEDAIREALAGEPIDVFVQPRAGRRKRLVVADMDSTLIGQECIDELAAELGLKDHVAAITERAMRGELAFEPALRERVGLLAGLDAGVTEKVWRERITLTPGAKALIATMRANGAYAALVSGGFTVFTEKVAAVLGFDEHNANLLLVEGGRLTGTVGEPILGRDAKLARLEALIAEKGLTAADAIAVGDGANDLAMIRAAGLGVAFHAKPAVAAEADARIDHGDLTALLYFQGYRQDEFVGG
- the miaA gene encoding tRNA (adenosine(37)-N6)-dimethylallyltransferase MiaA, translating into MAAGPDGAVGRGGDRAGRSAILIAGPTASGKSAFALALARATGGLVVNADAMQVYRELRILTARPSEADEAAAPHRLYGHVGAAEPYSAARWVEDCLAVIDEAAAAGVPAIVVGGTGLYFEALTRGLSPVPAIPEDVREHWRRQSAVLDAAALHGELARRDPEMAGRLAPSDTQRLVRALEVIEGTGRSLADWQAIAPVAPLASGATRRIVIAPERAWLHRRIAERFAAMVDAGAVAEAAAFDALALDPAMPAARAIGVAPLVAHIRGDLSLEEAESRSVIDSRRYAKRQETWFRNRMADWERVDPRNISEAAEQIAKECHRRP
- a CDS encoding acetolactate synthase 3 large subunit — protein: MKREMTGAEMVIQAMVDHGVDTIFGYPGGAVLPIYDEIFQQDKVRHVLVRHEQGAGHAAEGYARSTGKVGVMLVTSGPGATNAVTPLADALLDSIPIVCISGQVATHLIGNDAFQECDTVGITRPCTKHNWLVKRIEDLPRILHEAFYVATTGRPGPVVVDIPKDIQFTRGVYTGPQNVVHKTYRPRLKGDIDAIRQAVELMAKAERPVFYTGGGVINSGKAASQLLRELVELTGFPITSTLMGLGAFPASDPKWLGMLGMHGTYEANLAMHDCDLMINIGARFDDRITGRLDAFSPGSTKIHVDIDPSSINKTVKIDLPIIGDVAHVLEDMVRLWRASGERNDPAKLAAWWKQIEGWRAKKSLAYKRRRDVIMPQYAIERLYELTKDKDVYITTEVGQHQMWAAQFFKFEEPNRWMTSGGLGTMGYGLPAALGAQMAHPDSLVIDIAGDASVQMTMQEMSSAIQYGLPIKIFILNNQYMGMVRQWQQLLHGNRLSHSYTEAMPDFVKMAEAFGGVGMRVEKPDELDDAIREMISVKAPVLFDCRVANLANCFPMIPSGKAHNEILLGDDFTDDELEDVIDEEGKMLV
- the ilvN gene encoding acetolactate synthase small subunit, whose product is MFMKIDPNTMRAPEISEKHTLSILVDNEPGVLARVIGLFSGRGYNIDSLTVSETQHDKQVSRITIVTTGSPMVIEQIKSQLDRLVPVHRVADLTVSGSPIERELALIKVRGRGEDRREALLVAEAFRARVVDTTLESFVFELTGKPEKIEQFIELLQPLGIVEVARTGVAAISRGSEGL
- the ilvC gene encoding ketol-acid reductoisomerase — its product is MRVYYDRDADLNLIKGKKVAIVGYGSQGHAHALNLKDSGVKEVAVALRPGSPTAKKAEAAGLPVMSPAEAAKWADVVMMLTPDELQADIYRESLHDNLKEGAALLFAHGLNVHFNLIEPRKDIDVLMVAPKGPGHTVRGEYQRGGGVPCLIAIAQDYTGNAHDIGLSYASAIGGGRAGIIETTFKEECETDLFGEQVVLCGGLVELIRAGFETLVEAGYAPEMAYFECLHEVKLIVDLIYEGGIANMNYSISNTAEYGEYVTGPRIITAETKAEMKRVLNDIQSGKFTRDWMLENKVHQTSFKATRAKANAHPIEEVGARLRDMMPWIKAKALVDKSRN